One Azospirillum sp. TSA2s genomic region harbors:
- a CDS encoding DUF2155 domain-containing protein encodes MTRLLRLLPLAAALLATASVQAAPVPSQMIERPAAKLQWLDKVTARTSTFTMKVGETKAMSSLRITLRACRENPPIETPESAAFLEVTEIKPGEQAESVFSGWMFASSPALSAMENPIYDVWVLGCEQQ; translated from the coding sequence GTGACGAGACTTCTCCGACTTCTCCCGCTGGCGGCCGCACTGCTGGCAACCGCGTCCGTTCAGGCCGCTCCGGTCCCGAGCCAGATGATCGAACGGCCGGCGGCCAAGCTGCAATGGCTGGACAAGGTGACCGCCCGCACCTCCACCTTCACCATGAAGGTCGGAGAGACCAAGGCGATGAGCAGCCTGCGCATCACGCTGCGCGCCTGCCGCGAGAATCCGCCGATCGAAACGCCGGAATCGGCCGCTTTTCTGGAAGTGACGGAAATCAAGCCCGGCGAACAGGCGGAATCGGTCTTCAGCGGCTGGATGTTCGCCTCCAGCCCCGCCCTGTCGGCGATGGAGAACCCGATCTATGACGTGTGGGTTCTGGGCTGCGAGCAACAATAG
- the epsC gene encoding serine O-acetyltransferase EpsC translates to MRAADYTTAGDGVFKHLREEIDGIMARDPAARSRLEVALCYPGLHAIVLHRIARRARDAGWHTTARLISQIARSLTGIEIHPGATIGRRFFIDHGMGVVIGETAEIGDDVMLYHGVTLGGTSLNPGKRHPTLSDGVIVGAGAKILGAITIGRGARIGANAVVVADVPADTAVVGIPAKPVIPRDRAETRKFMPYGTPCGEIPDPVARALTGLLDQVTALQARVGELEADRPSAALPRSTPTPLETVASHNGGMHEAQGESR, encoded by the coding sequence ATGAGAGCGGCGGACTATACCACGGCGGGTGATGGCGTGTTCAAGCATCTTCGCGAAGAGATCGATGGGATCATGGCGCGGGACCCCGCCGCCCGCTCCCGGCTGGAGGTGGCGCTCTGCTACCCCGGCTTGCACGCCATCGTGCTCCACCGCATCGCCCGGCGCGCCCGCGACGCCGGCTGGCACACCACTGCCCGGCTGATCTCCCAGATCGCCCGCTCGCTGACCGGCATCGAAATCCATCCCGGCGCCACCATCGGTCGCCGCTTCTTCATCGACCATGGCATGGGCGTGGTGATCGGCGAGACGGCGGAGATCGGCGACGACGTCATGCTCTATCATGGGGTGACGCTGGGCGGCACCTCGCTGAACCCCGGCAAGCGCCACCCGACGCTGAGCGATGGCGTGATCGTCGGGGCCGGCGCCAAGATCCTGGGCGCCATCACCATCGGCCGCGGCGCGCGCATCGGCGCCAACGCGGTGGTGGTGGCGGACGTGCCCGCCGACACCGCGGTGGTCGGCATCCCGGCCAAGCCGGTCATTCCGCGCGACCGCGCGGAAACCCGGAAATTCATGCCCTACGGCACCCCCTGCGGCGAGATCCCCGACCCGGTCGCCCGCGCGCTGACCGGCCTGCTCGATCAGGTGACGGCGCTGCAGGCCCGTGTCGGAGAGCTGGAAGCGGACCGCCCGTCCGCCGCCCTCCCCCGATCAACACCCACACCGCTAGAGACGGTGGCGTCCCACAATGGCGGGATGCACGAAGCGCAAGGAGAATCGCGATGA
- a CDS encoding Rrf2 family transcriptional regulator: protein MRLSTKGRYAVMAMVDLAATSQGSPVALADIAERQEISLSYLEQLFAKLRKGGLVKSVRGPGGGYLLAHPADATRVSDIILAVDEPIRTTRCANGTPQGCRTNRSRCLTHDLWEELGNQIHMYLSSVTVADVVERRIIGTSGLNLLRPAPAADSTAVAAAE from the coding sequence ATGAGACTCAGCACCAAGGGACGCTATGCCGTGATGGCGATGGTCGATCTGGCCGCCACCAGCCAGGGCAGCCCGGTCGCGCTGGCGGACATCGCGGAGCGGCAGGAAATCTCGCTGTCCTATCTGGAACAGCTGTTCGCCAAGCTGCGCAAGGGCGGTCTGGTCAAGAGCGTGCGCGGCCCCGGCGGCGGCTATCTGCTCGCCCATCCGGCCGACGCCACCCGCGTCTCCGACATCATCCTGGCGGTGGACGAGCCGATCCGCACCACCCGCTGCGCCAACGGCACGCCGCAGGGCTGCCGCACCAACCGCTCGCGCTGCCTGACCCACGATCTGTGGGAGGAGCTGGGCAACCAGATCCATATGTACCTCAGCTCGGTCACCGTCGCCGACGTGGTGGAGCGCCGGATCATCGGCACCAGCGGCCTGAACCTGCTGCGCCCGGCCCCGGCCGCCGACAGCACCGCCGTCGCCGCCGCAGAGTGA
- a CDS encoding molecular chaperone DnaJ, with protein MTRSKSGPPGNSSGGISGAIAGDLEPCGTCGRSVAPRALFCHACGAAQPPRPLDPFTRLGLERRFDIDLEQLSKQHAGFTRAMDPERFAARGPRQQANAKAQINALRDAYEVLRDPIRRAHALLALMGCTPAVGDEGGNGDEEIADLATRLSRADDALELDRIGLDLSQRVEACIKYLTPAFRKAQSAAGPDSPPASDGAARILARLERLEALAAEVRDRRAALTPPRP; from the coding sequence ATGACCCGTTCCAAATCCGGCCCGCCCGGCAACAGCAGCGGCGGAATTTCCGGCGCCATCGCCGGCGATCTGGAGCCCTGCGGCACCTGCGGCCGCTCGGTGGCGCCGCGCGCCCTGTTCTGCCACGCCTGCGGTGCGGCCCAACCGCCGCGGCCGCTCGATCCCTTCACCCGGTTGGGACTGGAACGCCGCTTCGACATCGATCTGGAGCAACTGTCGAAGCAGCATGCCGGCTTCACCCGCGCCATGGACCCGGAGCGCTTCGCCGCCCGCGGCCCGCGCCAGCAGGCCAACGCCAAGGCCCAGATCAACGCCCTGCGCGACGCCTATGAGGTGCTGCGCGATCCCATCCGCCGCGCCCATGCGCTGCTGGCCCTGATGGGCTGCACGCCGGCCGTCGGCGACGAGGGCGGCAATGGGGACGAAGAGATCGCCGACCTCGCCACGCGGCTGTCCCGCGCCGACGATGCGCTGGAACTGGACCGCATAGGGCTGGACCTCAGCCAGCGGGTGGAGGCCTGCATCAAGTATCTCACCCCGGCCTTCCGTAAGGCGCAGTCGGCCGCCGGCCCCGACAGCCCGCCGGCCTCCGACGGCGCCGCCCGCATCCTGGCCCGGCTGGAACGGCTGGAGGCGCTGGCCGCCGAGGTCCGCGACCGCCGCGCCGCCCTGACACCGCCGCGGCCCTGA
- a CDS encoding NADH:ubiquinone oxidoreductase subunit NDUFA12: MSEPISLFTKLANIHIRYVTWRRGAKVGSDRFGNVYYRNKDAQPGTRERRWVLYAGEPDASKIPPEWHGWLHHTTKEPLPEGSSAFHKPWQKEHLPNMSGSVQAYRPPGHVLAGGQRVPATGDYEPWTPS; encoded by the coding sequence ATGAGCGAGCCGATCTCCCTGTTCACCAAACTGGCGAACATCCACATCCGTTACGTCACGTGGCGTCGGGGCGCCAAGGTCGGCAGCGACCGCTTCGGCAACGTCTATTACCGCAACAAGGACGCCCAGCCCGGCACGCGCGAGCGCCGCTGGGTCCTGTATGCCGGTGAGCCCGATGCCTCCAAGATCCCGCCGGAATGGCATGGGTGGCTGCACCACACCACCAAGGAGCCGCTGCCCGAGGGGTCGAGCGCCTTCCACAAGCCGTGGCAGAAGGAACATCTGCCCAACATGTCGGGCTCGGTCCAGGCCTACCGTCCGCCCGGCCATGTGCTGGCCGGCGGGCAGCGCGTGCCGGCCACCGGCGATTACGAGCCCTGGACGCCGAGCTGA
- the ychF gene encoding redox-regulated ATPase YchF, producing MGFNCGIVGLPNVGKSTLFNALTATQAAEAANFPFCTKEPNVGRVGVPDPRQDKLAEIAKSQKVVPTQLEFVDIAGLIRGASKGEGLGNQFLANIREVDAIVHVLRCFEDDDITHVEGNVDPLRDAEVVETELMLADMESLERQLTSLQKKAKGGDKDSKIKADLMERALKVLQDGKPARVVELSDEEKPVFKQFMLLTDKPVLYVCNVEEASAATGNAFSAKVAEKAKAENAEVVVISAAIESEVAQLSDPAEKAEFLESMGLEETGLNKLIRAGFKLLDLITFFTVGPKETRAWTVRRNAKAPEAAGVIHTDFERGFIRAETIDYNSFVTLGGEQGAKDAGKMRQEGKEYVVQDGDIFHFRFNV from the coding sequence ATGGGCTTCAATTGCGGCATCGTCGGCCTGCCGAACGTCGGCAAGTCGACCCTTTTCAACGCGCTGACCGCCACCCAGGCGGCGGAGGCGGCGAATTTCCCCTTCTGCACCAAGGAGCCGAACGTCGGCCGCGTCGGCGTGCCCGACCCGCGGCAGGACAAGCTGGCGGAAATCGCCAAGTCGCAGAAGGTCGTCCCGACCCAACTGGAGTTCGTGGACATCGCCGGCCTGATCCGCGGCGCGTCGAAGGGTGAAGGGCTGGGCAACCAGTTCCTCGCCAACATCCGCGAGGTGGACGCCATCGTCCATGTGCTGCGCTGCTTCGAAGACGACGACATCACCCATGTCGAAGGCAACGTCGATCCGCTGCGCGACGCCGAGGTGGTCGAGACCGAGCTGATGCTCGCCGACATGGAAAGCCTGGAGCGCCAGCTGACCAGCCTTCAGAAGAAGGCCAAGGGCGGCGACAAGGACAGCAAGATCAAGGCCGACCTGATGGAGCGCGCCCTCAAGGTGCTCCAGGACGGCAAGCCCGCCCGCGTGGTCGAGCTGTCCGACGAAGAAAAGCCGGTGTTCAAGCAGTTCATGCTGCTGACCGACAAGCCGGTGCTCTATGTCTGCAACGTCGAAGAGGCGTCGGCCGCGACCGGCAACGCCTTCTCCGCCAAGGTCGCCGAAAAGGCCAAGGCCGAGAATGCCGAGGTCGTCGTCATCTCCGCCGCCATCGAATCCGAGGTCGCCCAGCTCTCCGACCCGGCCGAGAAGGCCGAATTCCTGGAGTCGATGGGGCTGGAGGAAACCGGGCTGAACAAGCTGATCCGCGCCGGCTTCAAGCTGCTGGACCTGATCACCTTCTTCACCGTCGGCCCGAAGGAGACGCGCGCCTGGACCGTGCGCCGCAACGCCAAGGCTCCCGAGGCGGCCGGCGTCATCCACACCGACTTCGAACGCGGCTTCATCCGCGCCGAGACCATCGACTACAACAGTTTCGTCACGCTGGGTGGCGAGCAGGGGGCGAAGGACGCCGGCAAGATGCGCCAGGAAGGCAAGGAATATGTCGTCCAGGACGGCGATATCTTCCACTTCCGCTTCAACGTCTGA
- the mlaD gene encoding outer membrane lipid asymmetry maintenance protein MlaD, with product MRRNVIETVLGGVVLAVAAVFLAFAYKSADLRKVQGYDVTANFNSITGLQSGADVRISGVKVGTVTGLTLDPTSYQAVVHLSVDNSVKLPKDTAAVIASESLLGGKFLSLEPGGDPDMIKPNGKIEFTQSTPGLEQLLGQVIFSLQSMSKSGDQANGQSSGGQQGQAPGQAPAQPPKL from the coding sequence ATGCGCCGGAATGTGATCGAAACCGTGCTGGGCGGCGTCGTGCTCGCCGTGGCCGCCGTGTTCCTTGCCTTCGCCTACAAAAGCGCCGACCTGCGCAAGGTGCAGGGCTATGACGTCACCGCCAACTTCAACAGCATCACCGGCCTGCAGAGCGGCGCCGATGTGCGCATCAGCGGCGTGAAGGTCGGCACGGTCACCGGACTGACGCTCGACCCCACCAGCTATCAGGCGGTCGTCCATCTTTCGGTCGACAATTCGGTGAAGCTGCCCAAGGACACCGCAGCGGTCATCGCATCGGAAAGCCTGCTGGGCGGCAAGTTCCTGTCGCTGGAGCCGGGCGGCGATCCCGACATGATCAAGCCGAACGGCAAGATCGAGTTCACGCAGAGCACCCCGGGCCTGGAACAGCTGCTGGGTCAGGTCATCTTCTCGCTGCAGAGCATGAGCAAGTCCGGCGATCAGGCCAATGGCCAGTCTTCCGGTGGCCAGCAGGGTCAGGCTCCCGGCCAGGCGCCGGCCCAGCCGCCCAAGCTGTAA
- a CDS encoding alpha/beta hydrolase yields the protein MPEVLFNGPAGRLEGRYTHGKQPNAPVALLLHPHPQHNGTMNNKVVFTLFQSFTKRGYSALRFNFRGVGRSQGTYDKGEGELADAAAALDWLQTYNPNAPLCWIGGVSFGAWIGMQLLMRRPEIDGFVSVSPPANLFDFSFLAPCPSSGLIIHGDKDEVVPQAAVTKLVTKLSHQKDIRIDHRVVPGASHFFVNRTDDLAIQVDDYLDKALGNPIAAVAE from the coding sequence ATGCCTGAAGTGCTCTTCAACGGTCCCGCCGGTCGCCTGGAAGGCCGTTACACCCACGGCAAGCAGCCGAACGCCCCGGTTGCGCTGCTGTTGCACCCGCACCCGCAGCACAATGGGACGATGAACAACAAGGTGGTCTTCACCCTGTTCCAGTCCTTCACCAAGCGCGGCTATTCGGCTCTCCGCTTCAACTTCCGCGGCGTCGGGCGCAGCCAGGGCACCTACGACAAGGGGGAGGGCGAACTGGCCGATGCGGCGGCGGCGCTCGACTGGCTGCAGACCTACAACCCCAACGCGCCGCTCTGCTGGATCGGCGGCGTGTCCTTCGGCGCCTGGATCGGTATGCAGTTGCTGATGCGCCGTCCGGAGATCGACGGCTTCGTCTCGGTCTCGCCGCCGGCCAATCTGTTCGACTTCTCCTTCCTGGCGCCGTGCCCGTCCTCGGGCCTGATCATCCATGGCGACAAGGACGAGGTGGTGCCCCAGGCCGCGGTGACCAAGCTGGTGACCAAGCTGTCGCACCAGAAGGACATCCGCATCGACCACCGCGTCGTCCCCGGCGCCAGTCACTTCTTCGTCAACCGCACCGACGATCTGGCGATCCAGGTGGACGACTATCTGGACAAGGCGCTGGGCAATCCCATCGCGGCGGTGGCGGAGTAA
- a CDS encoding 50S ribosomal protein L25/general stress protein Ctc: MTKIIPLGAETRERAGKGTARQTRRDGRIPAVIYGGKQAPLTISLEKFEFTRVLHQPGFFTHLFEVTVDGTAHRVLPRDVQFHPVTDFPLHVDFLRVSGDTRTNVQVPVEFVDQDKSAGLKRGGVLNIVRHELELSCPADSIPEHITISCEGFDVGDSIHISSVKLPEGVTSTITDRDFTIATIVAPSGLKSEEGAAS; this comes from the coding sequence ATGACCAAGATCATTCCGCTCGGCGCTGAGACGCGCGAACGGGCCGGCAAGGGGACCGCCCGCCAGACCCGCCGTGATGGCCGTATTCCGGCCGTCATCTATGGTGGCAAGCAGGCTCCCCTGACCATTTCGCTCGAGAAGTTCGAGTTCACCCGCGTCCTGCATCAGCCGGGCTTCTTCACGCACCTGTTCGAAGTGACCGTCGACGGCACCGCCCACCGCGTCCTGCCGCGCGACGTGCAGTTCCACCCGGTGACTGATTTCCCGCTGCATGTCGACTTCCTGCGCGTGTCCGGCGACACCCGCACCAACGTGCAGGTTCCGGTCGAGTTCGTCGACCAGGACAAGTCGGCCGGCCTGAAGCGCGGCGGTGTGCTGAACATCGTCCGTCACGAGCTGGAGCTGAGCTGCCCGGCCGACAGCATCCCCGAGCACATCACCATCTCGTGCGAAGGCTTCGACGTCGGCGATTCGATCCACATCTCCTCGGTCAAGCTGCCGGAGGGTGTGACCTCGACGATCACCGACCGCGATTTCACTATCGCGACCATCGTTGCGCCGTCGGGCCTGAAGTCGGAAGAGGGCGCCGCTTCCTGA
- a CDS encoding cysteine desulfurase family protein, producing the protein MTAPFVAPFRRTGVYLDHNATAPLKPEVKAAMGQAMDLVGNPSSVHAFGRSARRAVEEARAAVAALAGVKPAQVLFTGSGTEANNFALRGFPGRRLLTSAIEHESVLAAWPDAERFGVTRDGVADLKDLERRLAAADGPALVSLMLVNNETGVIQPVAEAARIAHAHGALVHCDAVQAAGRLPLSLPDLGVDLMTLSAHKLGGPTGVGALILAEGLEPDALIRGGGQERRKRAGTENLLGIVGFGAAARLAREGLAEAADLAALRDRLEREALAAIPRARVMGVGAARVANTSCLMLPGLPGETQVMTLDLAGVAVSAGSACSSGKVKPSHVLAAMGEDDRSAASAIRVSLGWTSDDEAVDRFLTAWTAMARRSASADG; encoded by the coding sequence GTGACCGCCCCGTTCGTCGCCCCCTTCCGTCGGACCGGTGTCTATCTCGACCACAACGCCACCGCTCCGCTGAAACCGGAGGTCAAGGCGGCGATGGGTCAGGCGATGGATCTGGTCGGCAACCCGTCCTCCGTTCACGCCTTCGGCCGCAGCGCCCGCCGGGCGGTGGAGGAGGCGCGCGCCGCCGTCGCGGCACTGGCCGGCGTAAAGCCGGCGCAGGTGCTGTTCACCGGCAGCGGGACGGAGGCGAACAACTTCGCGCTGCGCGGCTTCCCCGGCCGACGGCTGCTGACCTCCGCCATCGAGCATGAGTCGGTGCTGGCCGCTTGGCCCGATGCGGAGCGCTTCGGCGTAACCCGCGACGGCGTCGCCGACCTCAAGGACCTGGAACGCCGGCTGGCCGCTGCGGACGGTCCGGCGCTGGTGTCGCTGATGCTGGTCAACAACGAGACCGGGGTGATCCAGCCGGTGGCCGAGGCCGCCCGCATCGCCCATGCCCATGGCGCGCTGGTCCATTGCGACGCGGTGCAGGCCGCCGGGCGGCTGCCGCTGTCGCTGCCCGACCTCGGCGTCGACCTGATGACGCTGTCGGCCCACAAGCTGGGCGGTCCGACCGGCGTCGGTGCCCTGATCCTGGCCGAGGGGCTGGAGCCCGACGCGCTGATCCGCGGCGGCGGGCAGGAACGGCGCAAGCGGGCCGGCACCGAGAACCTGCTGGGCATCGTCGGCTTCGGCGCCGCCGCAAGGCTGGCGCGGGAGGGGCTGGCGGAGGCCGCCGACCTTGCGGCCCTGCGTGACCGGCTGGAGCGCGAGGCGCTGGCCGCCATTCCGCGCGCCCGGGTGATGGGGGTCGGTGCGGCGCGGGTCGCCAACACCAGCTGCCTGATGCTGCCCGGCCTGCCCGGCGAGACCCAGGTGATGACGCTCGATCTTGCCGGCGTGGCGGTGAGCGCCGGATCGGCCTGTTCCAGCGGCAAGGTGAAGCCGTCCCATGTGTTGGCGGCGATGGGCGAGGACGACCGGTCCGCCGCCAGCGCCATCCGTGTCAGCCTGGGCTGGACCAGCGACGACGAGGCGGTCGACCGTTTTCTGACGGCCTGGACCGCGATGGCGCGGCGAAGCGCGTCCGCGGATGGCTGA
- the pth gene encoding aminoacyl-tRNA hydrolase codes for MLLLVGLGNPGNEYARNRHNIGFMAVETIAQRHRFTPWKKRFQGQTAEGTVAGDKVLALEPATFMNLSGQSVVAALQFYKLKPENVVVIHDELDLPPGKIRVKKGGGHGGHNGLRSIDAHIGKEYWRIRLGIGHPGNKDLVSGYVLHDFAKADQSWIDPLLDAVSDNLPLIVEGQPELFMNKVTVATQAR; via the coding sequence ATGCTGCTTCTGGTCGGACTGGGCAACCCCGGCAACGAGTATGCCCGCAACCGCCACAACATCGGCTTCATGGCGGTGGAGACCATCGCCCAGCGCCATCGCTTCACCCCGTGGAAGAAGCGTTTCCAGGGCCAGACCGCCGAGGGCACCGTCGCCGGCGACAAGGTTCTGGCGCTTGAGCCCGCCACCTTCATGAACCTGTCCGGCCAGTCGGTGGTGGCGGCCCTGCAATTCTATAAGCTGAAGCCCGAGAACGTCGTCGTCATCCATGACGAGCTTGACCTGCCCCCCGGCAAGATCCGGGTGAAGAAGGGCGGCGGCCATGGCGGGCACAACGGCCTGCGCTCCATCGACGCGCATATCGGCAAGGAATACTGGCGCATCCGTCTGGGCATCGGCCATCCCGGCAACAAGGATCTGGTCAGCGGCTATGTCCTGCATGACTTCGCCAAGGCCGACCAGAGCTGGATCGACCCGCTGCTGGATGCCGTTTCCGACAACCTGCCGCTGATCGTGGAAGGCCAGCCGGAGCTGTTCATGAACAAGGTGACGGTGGCGACGCAGGCGCGATAA